The Polyangium aurulentum genomic interval CCCGCAGGTCGACGCGCATTCATCCGCCCTGCTTGCGCTCGTGATCCGGGACCTCAGCGATATGCCCGCGCCGCCAGGCCTCGACGCGGTGGTCACGCACGTCGGGCGCGCGGAATGGCAGAAGGCGAAGAAGGCGCTCGCGGCCGCCCGGCCGGGCATCGAGGAGGGGGGCGCGCTGGACGTGCGGCTCGTGACGCACGCGCTCGGCGGGCGCATTGCGGCGGCGCTGAAGGACAGGAAGACGGCGGACACCGAGTACGATCTGGTCCTGCAGACGACCCCGAGCCCGGAGGCGATCGACGCGATTGGCGGCTCCGACGTCGACAAGCAGCGAAGGCAGCAAACCGTGGCGCTCGCCGTGGGGGAGGCGCTGTTCCATTTCGCGGAAAAGAAAGCCCAGGAGGCCGAGAAGCTCCAGCCGCCGCGCTACACGGGCTCGGGGGAGCGGGAGGACGTGCTCAAGTTCATCAACGCCAAGGTCAGCGCCTGGACCCAGGCCAAGCGGACGGCCGTGCAGGACGCCGAGCGCGAGTACGTGAAGATCCTGAGCCAGAGGCCCGCGCCGCACCCGCGCTGGGTGGTCGCCGCGGGGGCCCGGGTGGGGACGCTCTGGTGGGGGTTTGTCTCGGAATTCCGAAGCGCCTCCCCGCTGCCGAGCGAGTGGAAGGGGGAAGGGAACGTCGCGGGGTCGCAGATCCCGAAAGAGGTGATGCGCGTGGAGTTCCAGCGCAAGATCGACGAGGTGAGCGAGGCGGAGCTGGAGCGGGCGCGCGCGGCGTTCAAGGCGTGCCGCGAGCAGGCCTCGAGATACGCCTTCGTGAACGATCACTCGAAGACGTGCGAGACGTGGCTATCGCTGCACTCGAAATGAGGGCCCGCGACGTGCTCAGTGCACGGTCATCACCGTGGGCATGAACAGGAGCACGAACAAGACGAGCGAGAACACCGCCACGGCCTTGCGCACGGGCGAAAGCTCGCCTGGATCGGTGGGGGGGTGATTCTCGCCTGCAAAGCGCTTGAGGACGAACAGGATCCCGAACCACGGCAGCCAGGAGACCGAGTTCCCAAGGGCCATCTCCACGTCGCCGTGCGTGAGGATGGCCTGCGGCACGAACCGGCAGAAATTCACGAAGACCGGCACGAGCAGAGCAAAGTGCAGCAGGCGCGCAAATCGATTCTGCTTCGGCCCGAAGAGCGCGTAGGCGATGTGCCCGCCATCGAGCTGGCTCACCGGCAGGAGGTTCAACATCGTCACGAGCAGACCGGCCCAGCCGGCCATTGCGGTGGCGTTGAGATTGACGTCCCAGCCCTCCGGGATGGGCCCGAGGACGATGCGCTTCAATGCGATGTAGAGGATGCTCTGTCCCTCGAGCGCCCCGTGCTCGGGCATGGGCCCGACCTTCGAGCCCATGAGGCCGATGACGAGCACCGGGATGGCCACCACGAGCCCCGCGAGCGGACCCGCCGCGCCGATGTCGAGCAGGGCATTACGCGACCGGATCCGCTCCGGCATGGCGATGACCGCGCCCATCGTGCCCACCGGGTTGATCACGGGGAACGGGATGAAATAGGGCAGCGAGGCCGGCACGCCGTGGTAGCGCGCGGCGAAGTAATGACCGAACTCGTGCGTCAACAGGATCGCGAGCAGCGGAACCGACAGATTCCAGCCCGAGGGCAGCGCGCGGAGGAGCCCGACGAAGCCCATGTCGTCCGGGAGCGCGCCGCCGTGGTTGTAGATCACGCCCGCGAGGAGCGTGGTCAAGACCGTCAGCAGAAAGAGCCACAGATTCGTCTTCCAACGAAACTCGGTCGCCTGTTCGCGCCGGCCGAAGCGTCGTTCGGCGTAGCCGTCATCAGCGTACGGATCGATCCCGGGGCTCGCGAGGCCGGCTTCGGCGTCCCGCTCGGACAGGTGGCGCGGATCCATGGACATGAGTCCCCTAGCGTGGTCTCTCGCCGCCCCGGGCTCAAGGCCGAGGGCACACGCGCGCTCGTCAGCCGCGCTCGTCCCGCCGCTCGTTTCAGCGACGGGCTTCACCGCGTACCACACATCTCCAGCGGTGCGTCGTCGCGCGCGCTAGCCCCCCGTCGTCGGATCCCAGAGCCCCGCGTCCTGCAACGCGGCGACGTAGTCCGCAGGCGTGTTCATGTTGCGCAGCGCGCGCAGCTCGGGATCGACGGCCACGATCTCGGGCGCTTCGCGGAGCTGCGCCTCGGCGACGACCAGCGTCCGCACGCGCTCCAACAGAAAGAACGGGCGCAGGCGATCCTCGGAGAGCAGCCGGTCGATCTCGGGACGCACGGAAACGCCGTAGATCGCCGCGAGCGGGTGATGGTGGCCATCGACGTGCGGCACGACCACGTCGTACGCGCGGCCTTGCAAGCCGAACAGGTAGCGCACGAGCGCAGGCTCCACGAAGGGCGCGTCGGTCGAAGAGACGAACGCCGCATCGGCGATGCCCTCGAGCATCGCGAGCCCTGCCGCGAGCCCTTGCAGCGGGCCGCGACCTTCGAGGTGATCCTCGGCGACGCGCACGTCGGAGGGGAGGCTCGGCAGCTCCTGCCCCGGCGCGCGCACGACGACGATCGGCCACGCAGCCTCCGAGAGTCGGCGCACGACGCGCTGCAAGAGCACCTCGCCGCCGAAGGGCAGCAACGCCTTGGGTCGACCCATGCGCCGGCTCATGCCCCCGCAGAGCACGACGGCGCCAAGACCCGGAATCACATCCGCTGTCATGCGCACAGCCCCCTCTCCCGCAGCGCCGCGCGCGTCGCCGGATCCTCGAGCTCGGCCACGAACGCGCGCACCGCAGCGCGCTCCCGCCGACGCGAGGGCACCACGAAATCGAACCGCTCCTCCACGAGCGGCAAGAACCCGAGACCTCGATCGCGCGCGACGATGTCGATCGCGATCCCGAAATCCGCGCGGCCCTGCACGACGGCCGCAGCGACCGCCCGATGCGACGAGGCCTCGACCGCGAAGCCCGGGGGACGCGCGTCGCCGAGCAGCCGATCGTAGAGCGCACGCGTGCCGCTACCTCGGTTGCGGTTGATCATCACGATGTCCGCGAGGCGCGCCGCCGCACGCACGGCCTCGTCTGCAGCGCGCCCCTCGAACCTCGGATCGCCCTTGCGATACACGACCCCTTGCATGCGCCCGTAGCCGTGCACCAGCTCGAGCCCGGGGCCGAGGAAGGGCGCGTTGTACGTGCCGGTCGCCCGATCGTAGAGGTGCACGCCAGCGACGTCGCACTCGCCACGCCGCACCGCCGAGAGCCCCGCCTCGCTGCCCACCGTGATGAGCTTGCTCGTGACCCCGCGCGCGGCGAGCCTCCCGAGCAGCACGTCGAGCCCCACGCAGTGGCTGCCGATCACCACCAGATCCACCTGCCGCGGCCGAGCGCCAGCGACGGGGTGGATCTCGACGTCCTCGCCCGCGTCGATCATCTCGACGTGCTCGCCGATCACGAAGAACCCGTCGGCGTGCGAGAAGGTCGTGACCGAGCCCGAGCCCTTGCCGATCGGATAAGCGACGCGCCGATCCGCCTCGTCGGTCGTCAGCCGCACGAGCACGTACTCGGTGCGCCCATGCTCGCTCGTCACGCGGAAGGGAAGCCTGGCGCGCGCCGTCTCGGAGGCGCGCTCGTCACGGCCGGCGAGGGCGCGGATCACGGGCGCGACGAACTCGTGGAAGGTGAAGATGGCCGAGGTGGGGAAGCCCGGCAGCACCACCACGGCCTTGTTGCCCGAGGCCGCGAGGCAGAGCGGCTTGCCCGGCTTGAGCGCGACGCCGTGCACCACGATGCCCGGAGGATCGAGCGCCTCCTCGAGCACGCGCACGTTGAGATCGCCCGGGCCCTTCGACGTGCCGCCCGAGAGCAGGAGCATGTCCGCCTCCGCGAGGCCACGCAGCACGGCCGCGCGCACGGCCTCGGGGTCGTCGGCGACGATGCCCAAGGAGAGCGGCTCGCCCCCGCACTCGCGCACCGCGTCCGCGAGGATCACCGCGTTCGAGTCGTACACCGCGCCCGGAGGCAGCGGTCGTCCAGGAGAGGCGAGCTCGTCGCCCGTCGAGAGGATCGCGACGCGCGGGCGCCTGAGCACGGCCACCTGATCGAGGCCAATCGCCGCGAGGATGCCCGTCTCGCGCGAGGTGAGCACGTCGCGCGCGCGAAGCACGATCTCCCCCTGCGCGACGTCGGTGCCCGCGTACGTGATCGCCCGGCCCGGCGTCACCGCCTTGGTGACGAGCACGCTGTCGCCGTCGAGGATCGAGTGCTCGACCATGACGACCGCGTCGGCGCCGCGAGGCACGACGCCGCCCGTCGGGATCGCGAGCGCCGTGCCCTGCTCGACCGTCGCGTCGGGGATGCGGCCCATCGCGATGACGCCGGGCAGCACGCGCAGGCGACGCGGCTCGGCCTCGAGCGCGCCGAAGG includes:
- a CDS encoding molybdopterin biosynthesis protein; amino-acid sequence: MKQAQFLNVVDRDEAERRFRAALGPLTPVGKERVPLGEALGRVLGEDVVSPVDVPGFDRSNVDGWAVRSEDTFGALEAEPRRLRVLPGVIAMGRIPDATVEQGTALAIPTGGVVPRGADAVVMVEHSILDGDSVLVTKAVTPGRAITYAGTDVAQGEIVLRARDVLTSRETGILAAIGLDQVAVLRRPRVAILSTGDELASPGRPLPPGAVYDSNAVILADAVRECGGEPLSLGIVADDPEAVRAAVLRGLAEADMLLLSGGTSKGPGDLNVRVLEEALDPPGIVVHGVALKPGKPLCLAASGNKAVVVLPGFPTSAIFTFHEFVAPVIRALAGRDERASETARARLPFRVTSEHGRTEYVLVRLTTDEADRRVAYPIGKGSGSVTTFSHADGFFVIGEHVEMIDAGEDVEIHPVAGARPRQVDLVVIGSHCVGLDVLLGRLAARGVTSKLITVGSEAGLSAVRRGECDVAGVHLYDRATGTYNAPFLGPGLELVHGYGRMQGVVYRKGDPRFEGRAADEAVRAAARLADIVMINRNRGSGTRALYDRLLGDARPPGFAVEASSHRAVAAAVVQGRADFGIAIDIVARDRGLGFLPLVEERFDFVVPSRRRERAAVRAFVAELEDPATRAALRERGLCA
- a CDS encoding site-2 protease family protein, yielding MDPRHLSERDAEAGLASPGIDPYADDGYAERRFGRREQATEFRWKTNLWLFLLTVLTTLLAGVIYNHGGALPDDMGFVGLLRALPSGWNLSVPLLAILLTHEFGHYFAARYHGVPASLPYFIPFPVINPVGTMGAVIAMPERIRSRNALLDIGAAGPLAGLVVAIPVLVIGLMGSKVGPMPEHGALEGQSILYIALKRIVLGPIPEGWDVNLNATAMAGWAGLLVTMLNLLPVSQLDGGHIAYALFGPKQNRFARLLHFALLVPVFVNFCRFVPQAILTHGDVEMALGNSVSWLPWFGILFVLKRFAGENHPPTDPGELSPVRKAVAVFSLVLFVLLFMPTVMTVH
- the mobA gene encoding molybdenum cofactor guanylyltransferase produces the protein MTADVIPGLGAVVLCGGMSRRMGRPKALLPFGGEVLLQRVVRRLSEAAWPIVVVRAPGQELPSLPSDVRVAEDHLEGRGPLQGLAAGLAMLEGIADAAFVSSTDAPFVEPALVRYLFGLQGRAYDVVVPHVDGHHHPLAAIYGVSVRPEIDRLLSEDRLRPFFLLERVRTLVVAEAQLREAPEIVAVDPELRALRNMNTPADYVAALQDAGLWDPTTGG